A region from the Mycolicibacterium litorale genome encodes:
- a CDS encoding MBL fold metallo-hydrolase, translating to MILEQYYIECLSHASYLIGDETTGRAVVVDPRRDIGDYLDDAHKFGLTIDGVINTHFHADFVSGHLELVDATGAWIGFGEAAETDYPIRRLSDGEHLSLGEVDLEILSTPGHTWESISVLVREHPGAEPVAVLTGDSLFIGDVGRPDLVNLGDGSSADLARAMYRTLHDKLMTLPDAVTVMPAHGAGSSCGKNLSTELTSTIGEQRVSNPSVQPMHEDAFVAMLTAGQPAAPAYFASDAAMNKRVHPLLQTDRRVPEMTPQQIRAALDAGVWVLDARSVEDFAAGHLRGTVNVGFDGRFAETGGMVADIGGQIALITYPGDEQQAALRLARIGSDDAIGYLTVGRDGQFPTELADLVQAAPRTTVTELDELLADDAVTLIDIRNPGERESGAIPHSLHIPLAQLRLRLAEVPTDKPIIVHCAGGWRSSVAASLLRANDIAQVSDLLGGYNAWADAHAAV from the coding sequence ATGATCTTGGAGCAGTACTACATCGAGTGTCTGTCGCACGCCTCGTATCTGATCGGTGATGAGACCACCGGCCGCGCGGTGGTCGTCGATCCGCGCCGCGACATCGGCGACTATCTCGATGACGCGCACAAATTCGGGCTGACCATCGACGGGGTGATCAACACCCACTTCCACGCCGACTTTGTCTCCGGGCACCTGGAATTGGTGGACGCGACCGGCGCGTGGATCGGTTTCGGCGAGGCCGCTGAGACCGACTATCCGATCCGCCGGCTCTCCGACGGAGAGCATCTGTCGCTGGGTGAGGTGGATCTGGAGATCCTGTCGACCCCGGGACACACCTGGGAATCGATCAGTGTGCTGGTCCGCGAGCACCCCGGCGCGGAGCCGGTGGCGGTACTGACTGGTGACTCGCTGTTCATCGGCGACGTCGGCCGCCCGGATCTGGTCAACCTCGGTGACGGCTCAAGCGCCGACCTGGCTCGCGCGATGTACCGCACACTGCATGACAAGCTCATGACCTTGCCGGATGCCGTGACGGTGATGCCGGCTCACGGGGCCGGTTCGTCATGTGGGAAGAATTTGTCCACCGAACTGACCTCCACCATCGGGGAGCAGCGGGTGAGCAACCCGTCAGTGCAGCCGATGCACGAGGACGCGTTCGTCGCAATGCTCACCGCGGGCCAGCCTGCCGCGCCGGCGTACTTCGCCTCCGACGCAGCGATGAACAAGCGGGTGCACCCCCTGCTGCAGACCGATCGCCGCGTGCCCGAGATGACGCCCCAGCAGATCCGTGCCGCGCTCGACGCGGGTGTGTGGGTGCTCGACGCCCGCAGCGTCGAAGACTTCGCCGCCGGGCACCTACGAGGCACGGTCAACGTCGGCTTCGACGGCCGGTTCGCCGAAACCGGGGGCATGGTGGCCGACATCGGCGGGCAGATCGCCCTGATCACCTACCCTGGTGATGAGCAGCAGGCGGCGTTGCGACTGGCGCGTATCGGCTCCGATGACGCGATCGGCTACCTCACCGTCGGCCGCGACGGACAATTTCCCACAGAACTCGCCGACCTCGTGCAAGCCGCACCCCGCACCACCGTCACCGAACTCGACGAACTGCTCGCCGACGACGCGGTGACGCTGATCGACATCCGCAACCCCGGTGAACGCGAGAGCGGCGCCATCCCCCACTCGCTGCACATCCCGCTGGCCCAGTTGCGTCTGCGCCTCGCAGAGGTGCCGACCGACAAGCCGATCATCGTGCACTGCGCGGGTGGCTGGCGTTCCAGCGTGGCCGCATCGTTGTTGCGCGCCAACGACATTGCGCAGGTGTCCGACCTGCTCGGGGGATACAACGCCTGGGCCGACGCCCACGCCGCAGTCTGA
- a CDS encoding rhodanese-like domain-containing protein, with the protein MPPATIDAAALHDQLSSTNPPRLIDVRTPAEFETRHISGAYNVPLDLLREHRDDIAGHLDQPVVLICRSGQRAAQAEESLRNAGLTNVWILNGGISGWQAGGFALNRGRQRWELERQVRLIAGLIVALSVLAGAFIPYLEWVAFAIGTGLTIAALTNTCAMGMLLARLPYNRAGTTCDAKDIVNQLAPASQTPR; encoded by the coding sequence ATGCCACCCGCCACGATCGACGCCGCAGCGCTGCACGATCAGCTCTCGTCGACCAATCCGCCCCGCCTCATTGACGTCCGAACACCTGCGGAGTTCGAGACTCGACACATCAGTGGCGCCTACAACGTTCCCCTCGACCTGCTGCGCGAGCACCGCGACGACATCGCCGGCCACCTCGACCAGCCGGTGGTGCTGATCTGCCGCTCCGGTCAGCGTGCTGCCCAGGCTGAGGAATCGCTGCGTAACGCTGGGCTGACAAACGTCTGGATCCTGAACGGCGGGATCTCCGGCTGGCAGGCCGGTGGGTTCGCACTCAACCGCGGCAGACAGCGCTGGGAGTTGGAACGCCAAGTGCGTCTGATCGCCGGGCTGATCGTCGCACTGAGCGTGCTGGCCGGCGCATTCATTCCCTACCTCGAATGGGTCGCCTTCGCCATCGGTACCGGCCTCACCATCGCTGCGCTGACCAACACCTGCGCCATGGGAATGCTGCTGGCCCGGTTGCCATACAACCGCGCTGGCACCACCTGCGACGCTAAGGACATCGTCAACCAGCTGGCGCCCGCATCGCAGACCCCCAGGTGA
- a CDS encoding metal-sensitive transcriptional regulator — MVGDEEAMSAVLNRLRRAQGQLAGVISMIEQGRECKDVVTQLAAVSRALDRAGFKIVATGLRECVTGEQAGTDKPMTEAELEKLFLALA; from the coding sequence ATGGTTGGCGACGAAGAGGCAATGAGCGCAGTCCTGAATCGACTGCGCCGCGCACAAGGCCAGCTGGCCGGAGTCATCTCGATGATCGAACAAGGGCGCGAGTGCAAAGACGTCGTGACCCAACTGGCCGCCGTTTCCCGCGCACTCGACCGCGCCGGCTTCAAGATTGTGGCCACCGGATTGCGGGAATGCGTCACCGGAGAACAAGCCGGCACCGACAAGCCCATGACCGAAGCGGAACTGGAGAAGTTGTTCCTCGCACTCGCCTAA
- a CDS encoding DUF302 domain-containing protein yields MSIALATSLKTTFDDAVARTREALSEQGFGVLTEIDVKATLKDKLDEDVENYLILGACNPPLAHRAITANRQIGLLLPCNVVVRSDPDNPENTLVEAMNPQLLVDVTNEPQLQPIAKEVADKLMAAVAALTS; encoded by the coding sequence ATGAGCATCGCCCTAGCTACCAGCCTGAAGACCACCTTCGACGACGCTGTAGCCCGCACGCGAGAAGCGCTGTCGGAACAGGGATTCGGCGTCCTCACCGAGATCGACGTCAAAGCTACCCTCAAGGACAAGCTCGACGAGGACGTTGAGAACTACCTGATCCTAGGTGCGTGCAACCCGCCACTAGCGCACCGCGCAATTACGGCGAACCGTCAAATCGGGCTGCTGCTGCCCTGCAACGTCGTGGTGCGCAGCGACCCCGACAACCCAGAAAACACCCTCGTTGAGGCCATGAACCCGCAACTGCTCGTCGACGTCACCAACGAACCGCAGCTACAACCGATCGCCAAAGAAGTAGCCGACAAACTGATGGCCGCCGTCGCAGCGTTGACGAGCTGA
- a CDS encoding TetR/AcrR family transcriptional regulator — MATSSRRVGAETSKTRDTLLDCVEKMMLDEGYASVTYRALAAKAGVTPSLVQYYFPSLDDIFVAAIRRYSERNLDYLNKALEKRSDDPLRAVWEYSWDEATGALMTEFMALGNHRKSIRAEIAAVTESVRKVQLDALTTKFGADARPFGDLSLPAVQLLISSLPKFLNLEKGVGVDMAHAELTEAFERLLDSVEPAPKRKPAGRRRTR; from the coding sequence ATGGCGACCTCGTCGCGGCGCGTCGGCGCCGAAACATCCAAGACCAGGGACACCCTGCTCGACTGTGTCGAGAAGATGATGCTCGACGAGGGGTACGCCAGCGTCACCTACCGGGCTCTGGCCGCCAAGGCCGGCGTCACCCCCAGCCTGGTGCAGTACTACTTCCCCAGCCTCGACGACATCTTCGTCGCCGCGATCCGCCGCTACTCCGAACGCAACCTCGACTACCTGAACAAGGCGCTCGAGAAACGGTCCGACGACCCGCTGCGGGCCGTGTGGGAGTACAGCTGGGACGAGGCGACCGGTGCGTTGATGACCGAGTTCATGGCTTTGGGCAACCACCGCAAGTCCATCCGCGCCGAGATCGCCGCGGTGACCGAGAGCGTGCGCAAGGTGCAGCTCGACGCACTCACCACCAAGTTCGGCGCGGACGCCCGGCCCTTCGGTGACCTGTCGCTGCCCGCCGTGCAGCTGCTGATCTCGAGCCTTCCCAAATTCCTCAATCTGGAGAAGGGCGTGGGCGTCGACATGGCGCACGCCGAGCTGACCGAGGCGTTCGAACGCCTCCTGGATTCGGTCGAGCCGGCCCCCAAGCGCAAACCGGCCGGACGGCGACGCACCCGCTGA
- a CDS encoding glycoside hydrolase family 3 C-terminal domain-containing protein: MPDPRSVVAEMTLSEKAALVTGADMWSTVVIERLHVPSLTLTDGPHGVRRVAEGADPQDIYECEPATAFPTAAATGSSWDPDLLEEVGGALGAESRALDVDVLLGPGVNIKRTPLCGRNFEYFSEDPVLSGRLGAAWVSGVQRCGVGASVKHFAANNQETNRMRVSAEVDERTLREIYLPAFEHIVSQARPVTVMAAYNAVNGVPASQNRWLLTDLLRDEWGFDGVVVSDWGAVVDPVASVHAGLDLAMPGTGGAAAVALVEAVGGGRLAEAVLDRAAERILAGVERLAAVRAEREPVVDLDGHHRLARRAAAESAVLLTNDGLLPLDPSGGGGLAVIGQFAVTPRYQGGGSSHVHPTRLESALTEMAAIVDGRREIRFAPGFGLDGAVSELLLVDAIEAARGADAVVMFVGLPEAAESEGFDRTTLELPSDQLRLLAEIASVNPNIAVVLCNGGAVLTEPVQRHARAVLEMWLPGQAGGGATADILFGLTEPGGRLAETIPRALTDTPAYCNFPGTPQRVLYGERLYVGYRWYDRTGRDVAHPFGHGLSYTTFEYSDLRVDVPDRGRNEATVTFTVTNTGDRAGTDVAQVYVADLEASADRPDRELKAFRKVRLAPGESCRVEISLLERDFAFWDERRSAWAVEPGTFRVSIGASSRDLRLGADIDLTVPAPVLPLTIDSSIGEWMARPNAREALVGLMAEGDGGQESMLQDHPELLDMVASMPLSRVLAFTGKSVAPAAIAALLDAANGDAADS, encoded by the coding sequence ATGCCCGATCCGAGATCCGTCGTCGCGGAGATGACGCTGTCCGAAAAGGCCGCGCTGGTCACCGGGGCGGACATGTGGTCGACGGTCGTGATCGAGCGGCTGCACGTGCCGTCGCTGACGTTGACCGATGGACCGCACGGCGTGCGCCGCGTCGCCGAGGGTGCCGACCCCCAGGACATCTACGAATGCGAGCCGGCGACGGCGTTCCCGACGGCGGCGGCCACCGGCTCGTCCTGGGACCCGGATCTACTCGAGGAGGTCGGCGGCGCGCTCGGTGCAGAGAGCCGCGCCCTGGACGTGGACGTCCTGCTCGGCCCAGGGGTGAACATCAAACGAACGCCGTTGTGCGGAAGGAATTTCGAGTACTTCTCCGAAGACCCGGTGCTGTCGGGGCGGCTGGGTGCGGCGTGGGTGAGCGGTGTCCAACGGTGTGGCGTCGGCGCATCGGTCAAACACTTCGCCGCCAACAACCAGGAAACCAACCGCATGCGGGTCAGCGCCGAGGTCGACGAGCGGACGCTTCGCGAGATCTACCTGCCGGCGTTCGAACACATCGTCTCGCAGGCCCGCCCGGTCACGGTGATGGCGGCGTACAACGCCGTCAACGGTGTCCCGGCGAGCCAGAATCGATGGCTGCTCACCGATCTCCTCCGCGACGAGTGGGGTTTCGACGGTGTCGTCGTCTCGGACTGGGGTGCTGTCGTCGACCCGGTGGCGTCCGTGCACGCCGGACTCGATCTGGCCATGCCCGGCACAGGCGGTGCGGCGGCCGTGGCGCTGGTCGAGGCCGTCGGCGGCGGACGTCTGGCCGAGGCCGTCCTCGACCGGGCGGCCGAGCGGATCCTCGCGGGTGTGGAGCGACTGGCGGCCGTCCGTGCCGAGAGGGAACCGGTGGTCGACCTGGACGGCCACCATCGGCTCGCCCGCCGAGCCGCCGCGGAATCCGCCGTCCTGCTCACCAACGACGGGCTGCTGCCGCTCGACCCCAGCGGCGGTGGCGGACTGGCCGTCATCGGGCAGTTCGCCGTAACGCCGCGTTACCAAGGCGGCGGCAGCTCCCATGTGCACCCGACCCGGCTGGAATCGGCGCTGACCGAAATGGCAGCCATCGTCGACGGTCGGCGCGAGATCCGGTTCGCGCCTGGGTTCGGTCTCGACGGCGCGGTGTCCGAGCTACTGCTCGTCGATGCCATTGAGGCGGCACGGGGTGCGGACGCGGTGGTGATGTTCGTCGGCCTTCCCGAGGCCGCCGAGTCGGAGGGATTCGACCGCACGACGCTGGAACTGCCCTCCGACCAGTTGCGACTGCTCGCCGAAATCGCGTCGGTCAACCCGAACATCGCGGTCGTGCTGTGCAACGGCGGGGCAGTGCTGACCGAACCGGTGCAGCGGCATGCCCGCGCGGTCCTCGAGATGTGGCTGCCCGGACAGGCCGGTGGAGGTGCGACCGCCGACATCCTGTTCGGATTGACCGAACCCGGCGGGCGGCTCGCCGAGACCATTCCTCGGGCATTGACCGACACACCTGCGTACTGCAACTTCCCGGGTACGCCGCAGCGGGTGCTCTACGGCGAACGCCTCTATGTCGGGTACCGCTGGTATGACCGGACGGGCCGCGATGTGGCGCACCCGTTCGGGCATGGCCTGTCCTACACCACGTTCGAGTACAGCGACCTGCGGGTGGACGTGCCCGACCGCGGCCGTAACGAGGCGACGGTGACGTTCACCGTCACCAACACCGGCGATCGCGCCGGAACCGACGTCGCCCAGGTGTACGTCGCAGACCTGGAAGCCTCGGCCGACCGGCCGGACCGAGAACTGAAGGCGTTCCGTAAAGTGCGCTTGGCTCCGGGAGAGTCCTGCCGTGTCGAGATCAGCCTGCTGGAGCGGGATTTCGCGTTCTGGGACGAGCGGCGAAGCGCCTGGGCCGTCGAACCGGGCACCTTCCGCGTGTCGATCGGTGCCTCCTCACGCGACCTGCGCCTCGGTGCCGACATCGACCTCACCGTTCCCGCACCCGTCCTGCCGTTGACCATCGACTCGTCGATTGGGGAGTGGATGGCGAGGCCGAACGCACGGGAAGCGTTGGTGGGCCTGATGGCCGAAGGCGACGGTGGGCAGGAATCGATGCTGCAGGATCACCCGGAATTGCTCGACATGGTGGCGTCGATGCCGCTGAGCCGCGTGCTGGCCTTCACCGGAAAGTCCGTGGCGCCTGCGGCGATCGCGGCATTGCTCGACGCGGCGAACGGCGACGCCGCTGATTCGTGA
- a CDS encoding nuclear transport factor 2 family protein, with the protein MTNDDELERLRRRVQYLEDRSAILDCVMRQARGHDRHDVELMGSAYFEDGVDEHGPTVKAGPEYGEWANEAHAAVFEDHLHNITTHTCEIDGDEAHAESYVMGAMRVKGGHIVSLVGGRYLDRLERRDGVWKIAVRRCTIEWMVSGDSSALNSGAVEGFIKGRWDKGDASYVRPLTVRSAPVDRW; encoded by the coding sequence ATGACGAATGACGATGAACTCGAACGACTTCGCCGGCGCGTGCAGTACCTCGAGGACCGCTCGGCGATCCTCGACTGCGTGATGAGACAGGCTCGCGGCCATGACCGTCACGACGTCGAGCTCATGGGCAGCGCCTACTTCGAGGACGGGGTCGACGAACACGGCCCGACCGTCAAAGCAGGCCCCGAGTACGGCGAGTGGGCCAACGAGGCTCACGCCGCGGTGTTCGAGGATCACCTGCACAACATCACCACCCACACGTGTGAGATCGACGGCGACGAGGCGCATGCCGAGAGCTATGTGATGGGCGCGATGAGGGTCAAAGGTGGACATATCGTGTCGCTGGTCGGCGGCCGCTACCTCGACCGGCTCGAGCGCCGCGACGGTGTCTGGAAGATCGCGGTGCGCCGGTGCACCATCGAGTGGATGGTCAGCGGCGATTCGTCGGCGCTCAATTCCGGTGCGGTCGAGGGGTTCATCAAGGGTAGATGGGACAAGGGCGACGCCTCCTACGTCCGCCCGCTGACCGTGCGGAGCGCGCCCGTCGACCGGTGGTGA
- a CDS encoding SDR family NAD(P)-dependent oxidoreductase — MGNRFSMAGRVAVVTGGGTGIGRASALVLAEHGADVVLAGRRSEPLEETAAEIEALGRRVLAVRTDVMKADECRTLVDTTIAELGHLDVLVNHAGGGATKALMTWTDDEWQHALDLNLSSAWYLSRAAAEPMLAQGKGAIVNISSGAGLLAMPQAPAYAAAKAGLNNLTGSMAAAWTRKGVRVNCIACGAVRTPGLEAEAQHQGFAVDVIGQTNASGRIAEPDEIGYGVLFFASDASSYCSGQTLYMHGGPGPAGV; from the coding sequence GTGGGGAACAGGTTCTCGATGGCGGGCAGGGTCGCCGTCGTCACCGGCGGCGGTACCGGTATCGGGCGGGCGTCGGCGCTCGTGCTCGCCGAGCACGGCGCGGACGTCGTGCTCGCCGGACGGAGATCTGAGCCGCTCGAGGAGACGGCGGCCGAGATCGAGGCGCTCGGTCGCCGAGTGCTGGCGGTTCGAACCGACGTGATGAAAGCCGACGAGTGCAGGACCCTCGTCGACACCACGATCGCCGAGTTGGGCCACCTCGACGTGCTGGTCAACCACGCCGGGGGCGGCGCGACGAAGGCGTTGATGACGTGGACCGACGACGAGTGGCAGCATGCCCTCGACCTGAACCTGTCCAGTGCGTGGTACCTGTCGCGAGCCGCGGCCGAACCGATGCTGGCGCAGGGCAAGGGCGCCATCGTCAACATCTCGTCGGGTGCCGGCCTGCTGGCGATGCCGCAGGCTCCGGCGTACGCGGCGGCCAAGGCCGGGCTGAACAACCTGACGGGTTCGATGGCGGCGGCTTGGACTCGCAAAGGTGTGCGCGTCAACTGCATCGCGTGCGGCGCTGTCCGCACGCCGGGGTTGGAGGCGGAAGCGCAGCATCAGGGCTTCGCCGTCGACGTGATCGGTCAGACGAATGCGTCGGGACGTATCGCCGAACCCGACGAGATCGGCTACGGGGTTCTGTTCTTCGCCTCCGATGCCTCCAGCTACTGCTCCGGCCAGACGCTCTACATGCACGGCGGTCCCGGCCCGGCCGGAGTCTGA
- a CDS encoding nitroreductase family protein encodes MPHPTNDVWEVLSTARSIRRFTDEPVDEQTLERCLQAASWAPNGANAQLWRFIVLDGPRQRAAVAEAARIALASIESIYGMARPADGDDSRAARNNRATYELHDRAGEFTSVLFAAFQNEFSSEFLQGGSIYPAMQNFYLAARAQGLGACITSWASYGGERVLRDAVGIPDEWFLAGHIVVGWPRGRHGPVRRRPLSDVVFRNRWDPERADITYGRGARPRGK; translated from the coding sequence ATGCCGCATCCCACCAACGACGTCTGGGAAGTCCTGTCGACCGCGCGGTCGATCCGGCGTTTCACCGACGAGCCCGTCGACGAGCAGACACTCGAGCGGTGCCTGCAGGCCGCCTCGTGGGCGCCGAACGGCGCCAACGCGCAGCTGTGGCGGTTCATCGTGCTCGACGGGCCCCGCCAACGGGCAGCCGTCGCCGAGGCCGCCCGGATCGCCTTGGCGTCAATTGAATCGATTTACGGCATGGCCAGGCCCGCCGACGGGGACGACAGCCGGGCGGCCCGCAACAATCGGGCCACCTACGAACTGCACGACCGCGCCGGTGAGTTCACCTCGGTGTTGTTCGCGGCGTTCCAGAACGAGTTCTCCTCCGAGTTCCTGCAGGGAGGTTCGATCTACCCGGCCATGCAGAACTTCTACCTCGCCGCCCGCGCCCAGGGTCTGGGTGCCTGCATCACCAGTTGGGCGTCCTATGGCGGTGAGCGGGTCCTGCGCGACGCGGTGGGCATCCCCGACGAGTGGTTCCTGGCCGGACACATCGTGGTGGGCTGGCCGCGGGGACGTCACGGACCTGTTCGCCGCCGGCCGCTTTCCGACGTGGTGTTCCGCAACCGCTGGGACCCCGAACGCGCCGACATCACCTACGGCAGAGGGGCGCGCCCCCGGGGTAAGTGA
- a CDS encoding TIGR03564 family F420-dependent LLM class oxidoreductase yields MRIGLSGGGSSVDTIVAQAQRAEADGFSALWYASSVAGDPLVAMAIAGRATTSIELGTAVLQTYPCHPLLQANRVGAAANAMGRPGFTLGLGPSHEPLIRGVLGISYDHPARSTREYLRIVVDLLAGRQVDVDGTDWSTHSAGRMVALEHPIPVLLSALSPRMLRIAGEFADGVVLWMASAKAIDDRIAPILCDAADAYGRPAPRIVAGLPVVVHDDVAEARSAIAATSSGYERMTNYQRIIRAGGGVGAADVGIVGDEAAVTRQLEDVLDAGATEVWAQPVAVGVDRRERAASLDRTRTLLGALARTR; encoded by the coding sequence ATGCGCATCGGTCTGAGCGGGGGCGGATCCTCCGTCGACACCATCGTGGCGCAGGCCCAGCGGGCTGAGGCCGACGGTTTCTCCGCGCTGTGGTACGCCAGTTCGGTCGCAGGTGACCCGCTGGTGGCGATGGCGATCGCCGGCCGGGCCACCACGTCGATCGAACTCGGCACGGCGGTACTGCAGACCTACCCGTGTCATCCACTCTTGCAGGCCAATCGGGTGGGCGCCGCCGCCAATGCGATGGGAAGACCCGGTTTCACGCTCGGTCTCGGTCCGTCGCACGAACCACTGATTCGCGGCGTGCTCGGGATCTCCTACGATCACCCGGCGCGCAGCACCCGGGAGTATCTGCGCATCGTCGTCGACCTGCTGGCCGGCAGGCAGGTCGATGTGGACGGGACGGACTGGAGCACACACAGTGCGGGCCGGATGGTCGCCCTCGAACACCCGATTCCGGTGCTGCTGTCGGCACTCTCGCCCCGGATGCTGCGAATAGCCGGGGAATTCGCCGACGGAGTGGTGCTGTGGATGGCATCGGCGAAGGCGATCGACGACCGGATCGCTCCCATCCTGTGCGACGCGGCGGATGCGTACGGCAGACCCGCGCCCCGCATCGTGGCCGGGCTGCCCGTGGTCGTGCACGACGACGTCGCCGAGGCCCGCTCAGCCATCGCGGCGACCTCATCGGGGTATGAACGGATGACGAACTATCAGAGGATCATTCGCGCCGGTGGCGGCGTCGGCGCGGCCGACGTCGGAATCGTCGGTGACGAAGCCGCGGTGACACGACAGCTCGAGGATGTGCTCGATGCCGGCGCCACCGAGGTGTGGGCCCAACCCGTGGCGGTGGGTGTGGATCGACGTGAGCGTGCGGCTTCCCTTGACCGGACCCGTACCCTGCTCGGCGCGCTCGCGCGCACGCGCTGA
- a CDS encoding SDR family NAD(P)-dependent oxidoreductase — protein sequence MRRVAMVTGGASGLGEAICAGLAGDGHAVAVLDVDADAAQRVAARLRAHGAQSAAVTVDVSDETAVHRAFTTVRRDLGPVQILVTSAAIAGFTRFDRITVDEWNRYLAVNLTGTFLCIREALSDMVAAGWGRIVTISSAAGQQGAPGQGHYSATKGGVIALTKTVARDYARNGITANSVPPFVIDSPMLREQQAQGALPPAEVLTRAIPAGRVGTPGDVAAVCSFLCSEAAGYVTGQVVGVNGGAVV from the coding sequence ATGCGGCGAGTGGCGATGGTGACCGGTGGAGCCTCGGGGCTCGGCGAGGCGATCTGCGCCGGTCTCGCGGGCGACGGGCACGCGGTGGCGGTGCTCGACGTCGACGCCGACGCGGCGCAGAGGGTGGCCGCACGCCTGCGTGCACACGGCGCCCAGTCGGCCGCCGTCACGGTGGACGTCTCCGATGAAACCGCGGTGCATCGGGCGTTCACGACCGTCCGACGTGATCTCGGGCCGGTGCAGATACTGGTGACCAGCGCCGCCATCGCCGGGTTCACCCGCTTCGACAGGATCACGGTGGACGAATGGAACCGATACCTCGCGGTCAACCTCACCGGCACGTTCCTGTGCATCCGAGAAGCGTTGTCCGACATGGTTGCAGCCGGGTGGGGCCGGATCGTCACCATCTCCTCGGCGGCGGGACAGCAGGGCGCGCCCGGGCAGGGTCACTACTCGGCCACCAAGGGCGGGGTGATCGCCCTGACCAAGACGGTGGCGCGCGACTACGCCCGTAACGGCATCACCGCGAACTCGGTGCCGCCCTTCGTCATCGATTCGCCGATGCTGCGCGAACAGCAGGCGCAGGGCGCACTGCCGCCGGCCGAGGTCCTCACCCGGGCCATCCCGGCCGGACGGGTCGGCACACCGGGGGATGTGGCCGCGGTGTGTTCGTTTCTGTGCTCGGAGGCGGCGGGCTACGTGACCGGTCAGGTCGTCGGCGTCAACGGCGGCGCGGTCGTCTAG
- a CDS encoding ATP-dependent DNA ligase: protein MQLPVSPPVRPMLARSIPSIPPGASYEPKWDGFRSICFRDGDEVEWGSRNERPMTRYFPELVDAARAELPARCVVDGEIVIAGDAGLDFDALQLRLHPAASRVRMLAEKTPASFIAFDLLALGDDDYTARPFSERRAALVDALAGAGPSIHVTPATTDVETAQRWFHEFEGAGLDGVIAKPLALTYQPDKRVMYKIKHARTADCVVAGYRPHKSGDDAVGSLLLGLYRDDGELASVGVIGAFPMATRRQLVTELQPLVTTFEHHPWNWGAHVDPEVVRRYGGGSRWNAGKDLSFVPLRPERVVEVRYDHMEGDRFRHTAQFNRWRPDRDPRSCTYDQLDRPVTFRLGDIVPGLGG from the coding sequence GTGCAACTCCCCGTTTCGCCTCCGGTCCGGCCGATGCTGGCCAGATCGATACCCTCGATTCCGCCCGGGGCGTCCTACGAGCCGAAGTGGGACGGGTTCCGGTCGATCTGCTTCCGCGACGGCGACGAAGTGGAGTGGGGCAGCCGCAACGAACGGCCGATGACCCGGTACTTCCCCGAACTCGTCGACGCGGCCCGTGCCGAACTGCCCGCACGCTGCGTCGTCGACGGGGAGATCGTCATCGCCGGCGACGCCGGCCTGGACTTCGACGCGCTGCAGTTGCGGCTGCACCCGGCCGCGTCCCGGGTGCGGATGCTCGCCGAGAAGACGCCGGCGTCGTTCATCGCCTTCGACCTGCTCGCCCTGGGCGACGACGACTACACCGCCCGGCCGTTCAGCGAGCGCCGCGCCGCACTGGTGGACGCGCTGGCCGGGGCCGGGCCGTCGATCCACGTCACCCCGGCCACCACCGACGTGGAGACCGCCCAGCGCTGGTTCCACGAATTCGAGGGCGCCGGGCTCGACGGAGTCATCGCCAAACCGCTGGCGCTGACCTACCAGCCCGACAAACGGGTGATGTACAAGATCAAGCACGCGCGCACGGCCGACTGCGTGGTCGCCGGCTACCGGCCGCACAAGTCGGGTGACGATGCCGTCGGGTCACTTCTGCTCGGCCTCTACCGCGACGACGGGGAGCTGGCATCGGTGGGCGTCATCGGCGCGTTCCCGATGGCCACCCGGCGGCAGCTGGTCACCGAGCTGCAGCCGCTGGTCACCACCTTCGAGCATCATCCGTGGAACTGGGGTGCCCACGTCGACCCCGAGGTCGTGCGCCGCTACGGCGGCGGGTCACGCTGGAACGCGGGCAAGGACCTGTCGTTCGTGCCGCTGCGGCCCGAACGGGTGGTCGAGGTGCGCTACGACCACATGGAGGGCGACCGGTTCCGCCACACCGCGCAGTTCAACCGATGGCGGCCCGACCGCGATCCGCGCTCCTGCACCTATGACCAACTGGACCGCCCGGTCACCTTCCGGCTCGGCGACATCGTGCCCGGGCTCGGCGGCTGA